From Myxococcus xanthus, a single genomic window includes:
- a CDS encoding SDR family oxidoreductase yields the protein MRYVITGASRGIGFEFVQQLLLRGDTVEAGVRSPEGARRLEPLKQKAGNRLRIHALDVGDDDSVRAFATNVCTGPVDVLINNAGVSGLWCALGDVDYADMARTFTINALGPLRVTSAMLPGLRQGALRRVAHVTSRMGSLAANTDGGAYAYRMSKAALNMAVRSMSTDLRPEGFVTVLLHPGWVQTDMGGPDATLPAPDSVRGMLRVIDGLNPEHSGRFFDYQGTEVPW from the coding sequence ATGCGCTACGTCATCACCGGAGCGAGCAGGGGGATTGGTTTCGAATTCGTCCAGCAGCTCCTGCTGCGGGGCGATACCGTCGAAGCCGGGGTCAGGTCGCCAGAGGGAGCACGGCGGCTGGAGCCGTTGAAACAGAAGGCGGGCAACCGCCTGCGCATCCATGCGCTGGACGTGGGAGACGACGACAGCGTGCGCGCGTTCGCCACCAACGTGTGTACCGGTCCCGTGGACGTGCTCATCAACAACGCCGGTGTCTCCGGCTTGTGGTGCGCGTTGGGTGACGTGGACTACGCGGACATGGCGCGCACGTTCACCATCAACGCCCTGGGGCCGCTGCGTGTCACCAGCGCGATGCTGCCGGGCTTGCGGCAAGGCGCCTTGCGGCGGGTGGCGCACGTCACCTCGCGGATGGGCTCGTTGGCGGCGAACACCGACGGCGGGGCCTATGCGTACCGCATGTCGAAGGCCGCGCTGAACATGGCCGTGCGCTCCATGTCCACGGACCTGCGCCCGGAGGGCTTCGTCACCGTGCTGCTCCACCCCGGTTGGGTGCAGACGGACATGGGCGGCCCGGACGCCACGCTGCCGGCGCCGGATTCGGTGCGCGGCATGCTGCGGGTCATCGACGGGCTGAACCCGGAGCACAGCGGCCGGTTCTTCGACTACCAGGGGACCGAAGTGCCCTGGTAG
- the hemG gene encoding protoporphyrinogen oxidase, whose product MHHMPRTTGMNVAVVGGGISGLAVAHHLRSRGTDAVLLESSARLGGAVGTHALAGYLVEQGPNSFLDREPATRALAAALNLEGRIRAADPAAKRRYVYTRGRLRSVPASPPAFLASDILPLGARLRVAGELFSRRAPEGVDESLAAFGRRHLGHRATQVLLDAVQTGIYAGDVEQLSVAATFPMLVKMEREHRSLILGAIRAQKAQRQAALPAGTAPKLSGALSTFDGGLQVLIDALAASLGDAAHVGARVEGLAREDGGWRLIIEEHGRRAELSVAQVVLAAPAHATAKLLRPLDDALAALVAGIAYAPIAVVHLGFDAGTLPAPDGFGFLVPAEEQRRMLGAIHASTTFPFRAEGGRVLYSCMVGGARQPGLVEQDEDALAALAREELKALAGVTARPSFTRVFRWPLGIPQYNLGHLERVAAIDAALQRLPGLHLIGNAYKGVGLNDCIRNAAQLADALVAGNTSHAP is encoded by the coding sequence ATGCACCACATGCCGAGGACAACTGGAATGAATGTCGCCGTCGTGGGAGGTGGGATTTCGGGGTTGGCCGTCGCGCATCATTTGCGCTCGCGCGGTACGGATGCCGTGCTTCTGGAGTCCTCCGCCCGACTTGGCGGCGCGGTGGGCACGCATGCGCTCGCCGGCTACCTGGTGGAGCAGGGGCCCAACAGCTTCCTGGACCGCGAGCCCGCAACGCGGGCGCTCGCGGCGGCGCTGAATCTGGAGGGGCGAATTCGCGCCGCGGACCCGGCGGCGAAGCGTCGCTATGTCTACACGCGGGGCAGACTCCGGTCGGTACCGGCCTCGCCGCCCGCGTTTCTCGCATCGGACATTCTGCCGCTCGGCGCGCGGTTGCGCGTCGCTGGCGAACTGTTCTCCCGCCGCGCGCCGGAGGGTGTGGACGAATCGCTGGCCGCCTTCGGCCGCCGCCACCTGGGACACAGGGCGACGCAGGTGCTGCTCGACGCGGTGCAGACGGGCATCTACGCGGGCGACGTGGAGCAGCTCAGCGTCGCGGCCACCTTCCCCATGCTGGTGAAGATGGAGCGCGAGCACCGCAGCCTCATCCTGGGCGCCATCCGCGCGCAGAAGGCTCAGCGCCAGGCGGCGCTCCCCGCGGGAACGGCGCCGAAGTTGAGCGGCGCGCTGAGCACGTTCGACGGCGGATTGCAGGTGCTCATCGACGCGCTCGCCGCATCGTTGGGTGACGCGGCGCACGTGGGCGCGCGCGTGGAGGGGCTGGCGCGCGAGGACGGCGGTTGGAGGCTCATCATCGAGGAGCACGGACGCCGCGCGGAACTGTCCGTGGCCCAGGTGGTACTGGCGGCGCCCGCGCATGCCACCGCGAAATTGCTACGCCCACTGGATGACGCGCTCGCCGCCCTGGTGGCGGGTATCGCCTATGCGCCCATCGCGGTGGTGCACCTGGGCTTCGACGCGGGGACACTTCCGGCGCCGGATGGCTTTGGGTTCCTGGTGCCAGCGGAGGAGCAGCGGCGGATGCTGGGCGCCATCCACGCGTCCACCACCTTTCCCTTCCGGGCCGAGGGCGGACGCGTGCTCTATTCCTGCATGGTGGGGGGCGCGCGTCAGCCAGGGCTGGTGGAACAGGACGAGGATGCATTGGCGGCGCTGGCGCGCGAGGAACTGAAGGCGCTGGCAGGCGTGACGGCGCGCCCCTCCTTCACGCGGGTGTTCCGCTGGCCGCTTGGCATTCCCCAGTACAACCTGGGACACCTGGAGCGCGTGGCCGCTATCGACGCGGCGCTGCAACGCTTGCCCGGCCTGCACCTCATCGGGAATGCGTACAAGGGCGTGGGCCTCAACGACTGCATCCGCAACGCGGCGCAACTCGCGGACGCCCTGGTCGCGGGGAACACCTCCCACGCCCCGTAG
- a CDS encoding non-ribosomal peptide synthetase: MPHSIASTVPEAGPPLDVVELFVRQASRTPHRVAISTGTVQLTYQELERRARSLHARLGLLGAVPQTPVGVFAERTPEALVAALAVLMAGCVYVPIDPAYPTERIDYMLQDSGAPLVLGPHTHRDTRNLAARFLALDEENAPPTSLPEARQAPPHPESLAYIIYTSGSTGLPKGVMVEHGGLLNLVLDHVAAFDVVPEDRVLLVTSPSFDASMFQLFITWATGATLLLPPEHVVADPDAMVGWLNEHRATLLSMPPAYLHALGRRPIPSVRLVNTGGDAPIEEDALHYARTCRYVSTYGPTETTICSAYHEVHADASFPEGIPLGRPVRNASMFVLDEAGGICPPGQLGELCIAGQGVSRGYHARPELTAQKFVPHPYHPGARAYRTGDLGYQRSDGVFFFRGRVDRQVKIRGYRVEPEEVESRLQALEGVERAVVLPVGANASSRRLVAHVVGRPGLEPVALRRMLARETPAYMLPSRIHVLDAFPRTPNGKIDLARLQVLEPRRSASHGEPRTPEEEHLCALLEEILGVSVEADQGFFEVGGDSLSAARFIVEARARHRYMLPIQALLQGATLRALARALVTAPQAPAPEVARLPEAPGYPASDAQRRLWLVHEVNGGSAAYNLVHAWWVDGELDVALLRRALDRLIQRHEALRTRFDLRDGVLVQCIEQEARVDWLEPQGTPAPELFLEAEAAHAFSLRTGPLVRAAVLAVAPQRWLFTLNIHHIVCDGWSMGVITRELEHTYRALRGGASPPVVPLPLQLRDFTAWQRQRVEGPAGRDAAHYWRARLAEEGGSPPLDLPLDRPRPARPTQAGRVHQVRVPPEQLRALENLAQRTRTTLFVALTALVKLLLYRETRQSDISLGAPLAERDHLDLAEQVGFYVNTIVLRTRLDGRESFVQLLERVRQGSTMAQHHGLLPFDRVVEASGLPREPSRSPLFDVMIALQQEEHRALRLAGTTCTRVEIPHHTSKFDLSFDFVRTGEALVMELEYATDLFDADRIERLAQRQLQLLGEVLCKPDAPLDALQPLPPAEQTFILEMFGGRRLPTPAPDGLLAGFRHAVAKDGGRPALLCGSRRLTYTQVADEAHRLAEELGARLAKAGWPERPVAVMLERSEAFFVVVLGILELGQAYLPIDPGLPPDRIRLLLRDSSCAVFVTRASLLAGPCPEGIELVDLDTQGPVAPPGRREERPPRGASPLAYCIYTSGSTGQPKAVGVTRDNLSNAVAVWRQDYGLVRPVVLQLANFAFDVSVGDLGRSLLIGGTLVIATDEERVSPERILSLIERHRVTFLETTPVVANAIRVHLEVMDQPPPPLDLLVVGSDTWRMGDLRALRRRLHASTRLVNSYGTTETTIDSSFFELDATASGSPMSDDAMAPIGRPMTHVEFLVVDPAGRMLGIGTPGELCIAGPSVSLGYLGRPDLTAERFVPHPRHPGERMYRTGDLGVLRGDGNVALLGRADQQVKVRGYRVELGEIERVLLQHPDVHAGVVLLLGSGAQATLVGCVIGVPEEALAGLESWLAARLPHYMVPTQWLAQESFPASANGKVDRRALQAAAAHARRARQAQVMPSTPLQQVLLEGWREVLPQVRSLSVTDSFFSLGGDSIQAIQLVLALRRRGLELSAAELFRHPTIESCGAYLETRQGQPARALDLAASEVDAVVRQRLLRPGDQELYPATAVQVLMLEAHAHHRPVDAVYLGYTVWEFEDERLELAILREALLRQLSRHGALRTTFTRDTDGRWYQRVRPVAAVELAELDLSDRPRSAQDADLDERAQRELARDILADVDAPACRILLVRRGPGACALLMTTHHAVDDGWGLTAFENALLQDYAALRRGVALPVPPPLPTGRQLVALEAERLRDERARAYWADILQRLPPPPYATRAPVPPSRSRFEGFSLTVPPATQARAAQRAQDAGSSLKALYLSALLHALAEEARTDTSSAWVVMNGRSERLDAALDAVGLFWSLVPVIGSNVGTPRTRLKAMDEQLRQAELHGAWFFPDLFGDCLGAGFPVCFNFTHFWNEQPSPEGVRVAARHMHNVWHFPLTVTLSLNSTSGTATLHVMHDATSLSRPHIDALLERVLQALADRESSP, from the coding sequence ATGCCCCATTCCATCGCCAGCACCGTCCCGGAGGCAGGTCCACCGCTGGACGTCGTCGAACTCTTCGTCCGGCAGGCATCACGCACCCCACATCGGGTCGCGATATCGACGGGAACCGTCCAGCTCACCTATCAAGAGCTCGAGCGGCGCGCGCGGTCCCTGCACGCGCGGCTCGGGTTGCTCGGGGCAGTCCCCCAGACGCCGGTGGGCGTCTTCGCCGAGCGCACTCCCGAGGCGCTGGTAGCGGCGCTCGCCGTGCTCATGGCCGGCTGCGTCTACGTCCCCATCGATCCGGCATACCCCACCGAGCGCATCGACTACATGCTCCAGGACAGTGGCGCGCCGCTCGTTCTCGGGCCCCACACGCACCGCGACACCAGGAACCTCGCCGCGCGATTCCTCGCACTCGACGAGGAGAACGCGCCCCCCACCTCACTTCCAGAAGCCCGCCAGGCGCCACCCCATCCTGAGTCACTCGCCTACATCATCTACACGTCGGGCTCCACGGGACTCCCCAAGGGGGTGATGGTCGAGCACGGCGGGTTGCTCAACCTCGTCCTGGACCACGTCGCAGCGTTCGATGTCGTCCCCGAGGACCGGGTCCTGCTCGTCACGTCGCCGTCCTTCGACGCGTCGATGTTCCAGCTGTTCATCACCTGGGCGACAGGCGCCACCCTGCTCCTCCCCCCGGAGCACGTTGTCGCAGACCCCGATGCGATGGTCGGCTGGCTCAACGAACACCGGGCCACGCTCCTGTCCATGCCTCCCGCGTATTTGCATGCACTGGGCCGGCGGCCCATTCCTTCGGTGCGCCTGGTCAACACCGGAGGTGACGCCCCCATCGAGGAGGATGCCCTCCACTACGCACGGACGTGTCGCTATGTCAGTACGTACGGGCCCACCGAGACGACCATCTGCTCGGCCTATCACGAGGTCCACGCAGACGCGTCATTCCCAGAAGGCATCCCCCTGGGGCGTCCTGTCCGAAACGCCTCGATGTTCGTCCTCGATGAGGCGGGAGGCATCTGCCCACCGGGCCAGCTCGGAGAGCTCTGCATCGCCGGCCAGGGCGTCTCACGTGGCTATCACGCCCGCCCCGAGCTCACGGCGCAGAAGTTCGTTCCCCACCCGTACCACCCCGGCGCGCGGGCATACCGCACGGGCGACCTCGGCTATCAGCGGTCAGACGGCGTCTTCTTCTTCCGTGGGCGCGTGGACCGGCAGGTCAAGATTCGGGGTTATCGAGTGGAGCCCGAGGAGGTCGAGTCGCGGCTCCAGGCGCTCGAAGGCGTCGAGCGTGCCGTGGTGCTGCCCGTGGGCGCCAATGCCAGCTCGCGGAGGCTCGTCGCCCATGTGGTGGGACGTCCAGGGTTGGAGCCCGTGGCGCTCCGGCGCATGCTGGCTCGTGAGACGCCGGCGTACATGCTCCCCAGCCGGATTCACGTGCTGGATGCGTTTCCCCGGACGCCCAACGGAAAGATTGACCTTGCACGCCTGCAAGTGCTCGAGCCCCGAAGGTCCGCCTCCCATGGCGAGCCACGAACACCCGAGGAGGAACACCTGTGCGCGCTGCTCGAGGAAATCCTCGGGGTCAGCGTGGAGGCCGACCAGGGCTTCTTCGAGGTGGGCGGCGACAGCCTGAGCGCGGCCCGGTTCATCGTCGAGGCACGCGCGCGGCACCGCTACATGCTGCCGATACAGGCCTTGCTGCAAGGGGCCACGCTTCGAGCGCTCGCGCGAGCGCTGGTCACTGCGCCACAGGCACCCGCTCCGGAGGTGGCACGACTGCCAGAGGCGCCTGGATATCCCGCCTCGGACGCGCAGCGCCGGCTGTGGCTGGTGCACGAGGTAAATGGTGGCTCGGCGGCCTACAACCTCGTCCATGCGTGGTGGGTGGACGGAGAACTGGACGTCGCCCTGCTCCGCCGCGCCCTCGATCGGCTCATCCAGCGGCACGAAGCCCTGAGGACACGCTTCGACCTCAGGGACGGCGTACTGGTGCAATGCATCGAGCAGGAAGCTCGCGTCGACTGGCTGGAGCCCCAGGGGACGCCGGCCCCGGAGCTGTTCCTGGAGGCAGAGGCCGCCCACGCATTCTCTCTTCGCACAGGTCCGTTGGTCCGGGCCGCGGTCCTGGCCGTGGCCCCCCAAAGATGGCTCTTCACCCTCAACATCCACCACATCGTCTGTGATGGCTGGTCGATGGGTGTCATCACCCGGGAACTGGAGCACACGTATCGGGCACTGCGCGGCGGCGCCTCGCCTCCCGTCGTCCCGCTCCCCCTCCAGCTCCGCGACTTCACCGCGTGGCAGCGGCAACGCGTGGAGGGCCCCGCTGGACGCGATGCCGCGCACTACTGGCGCGCCCGACTGGCGGAGGAAGGGGGCTCGCCCCCGCTGGACCTGCCGCTGGACCGGCCCCGGCCCGCGCGCCCCACGCAGGCAGGGCGCGTACACCAGGTGCGCGTGCCCCCCGAGCAACTGCGCGCCCTGGAGAACCTGGCCCAGCGCACCCGGACGACCTTGTTCGTGGCGCTCACCGCCCTGGTCAAGCTGCTGCTGTACCGGGAGACACGGCAGAGTGACATCTCCCTCGGGGCCCCGCTGGCCGAGCGAGACCACCTGGACCTGGCGGAGCAGGTCGGGTTCTACGTCAACACCATCGTCCTGAGGACCCGGCTCGACGGACGGGAATCCTTCGTTCAACTCCTCGAGCGCGTCCGGCAGGGCAGCACCATGGCGCAGCACCATGGCCTCCTCCCCTTCGACCGGGTGGTCGAGGCGTCCGGGTTGCCTCGTGAGCCATCCCGCTCCCCCCTCTTTGACGTGATGATTGCGCTCCAGCAGGAGGAGCATCGCGCCCTGCGCCTGGCGGGGACCACCTGCACCCGCGTGGAGATTCCCCACCACACGAGCAAGTTCGACCTCAGCTTCGACTTCGTCCGGACCGGCGAAGCGCTGGTCATGGAGCTCGAATACGCCACGGATCTATTCGACGCGGACCGCATCGAGCGACTCGCGCAGCGCCAGCTCCAGCTCCTGGGCGAGGTCCTCTGCAAACCGGATGCACCCCTGGACGCGCTGCAGCCCCTGCCTCCGGCGGAGCAGACCTTCATCCTCGAGATGTTCGGGGGGCGCCGCCTTCCCACGCCCGCTCCCGACGGCCTGCTCGCCGGCTTCCGTCACGCCGTCGCGAAGGACGGAGGCCGCCCCGCGTTGCTCTGCGGCTCCAGGCGGCTCACCTACACGCAGGTCGCGGACGAGGCGCACAGGCTCGCGGAGGAGCTCGGCGCCCGGCTCGCGAAGGCCGGCTGGCCCGAGCGGCCCGTCGCGGTGATGCTGGAGCGCTCGGAAGCCTTCTTCGTCGTTGTCCTGGGCATCCTCGAGCTGGGCCAGGCATACCTTCCCATCGACCCCGGACTCCCGCCGGACCGAATCCGACTGCTCCTGCGTGACAGCAGCTGCGCGGTGTTCGTCACGCGAGCCTCGCTGCTCGCCGGCCCTTGCCCCGAAGGCATCGAGCTCGTCGACCTGGATACGCAGGGCCCCGTCGCGCCACCCGGGCGGCGAGAGGAGCGGCCTCCGCGAGGAGCCAGTCCGCTGGCCTATTGCATCTACACCTCGGGCTCCACGGGGCAGCCCAAGGCCGTCGGTGTGACGCGGGACAACTTGAGCAACGCCGTGGCGGTGTGGCGCCAGGACTACGGGCTCGTTCGCCCTGTCGTCCTGCAGTTGGCGAACTTCGCCTTCGACGTGTCGGTGGGGGACCTCGGACGCTCCCTGCTCATCGGCGGCACGCTGGTCATCGCCACGGACGAGGAACGCGTGAGTCCCGAGCGCATCCTGTCGCTCATCGAACGCCACCGGGTGACGTTCCTCGAGACAACCCCCGTGGTGGCGAATGCCATCCGGGTGCACCTCGAAGTCATGGACCAGCCGCCCCCTCCGCTGGACCTTCTGGTGGTGGGCTCGGACACCTGGCGGATGGGAGACCTGCGCGCCCTGCGCCGTCGCCTCCACGCCAGCACGCGGCTGGTCAACAGCTACGGGACGACAGAGACCACGATTGACAGCAGCTTCTTCGAGCTCGACGCCACGGCTTCGGGAAGCCCCATGAGCGACGACGCCATGGCCCCCATCGGACGCCCGATGACGCACGTGGAGTTCCTCGTCGTCGACCCCGCGGGCCGGATGCTGGGCATCGGGACACCGGGCGAGCTGTGCATCGCGGGGCCGTCGGTGTCCCTGGGGTACCTCGGCCGGCCGGACCTCACGGCGGAACGCTTCGTCCCGCACCCGCGCCACCCAGGTGAGCGCATGTACAGGACAGGAGACCTGGGCGTCCTCCGGGGAGACGGCAACGTCGCCCTGCTCGGACGCGCGGACCAGCAAGTCAAGGTCCGGGGCTACCGGGTCGAGCTGGGAGAGATAGAGCGCGTGCTCCTCCAGCACCCGGACGTCCACGCGGGGGTCGTCCTGTTGCTGGGCAGCGGAGCCCAAGCCACCCTGGTGGGCTGCGTCATCGGCGTGCCCGAAGAGGCGCTGGCGGGACTCGAGTCCTGGCTGGCGGCACGGTTGCCACACTACATGGTGCCCACGCAGTGGCTGGCGCAGGAGTCCTTCCCGGCCAGCGCCAATGGCAAGGTGGACCGGCGCGCGCTCCAGGCGGCTGCTGCGCATGCGCGGCGCGCGCGTCAGGCGCAGGTGATGCCGAGCACTCCGCTTCAGCAGGTCCTGCTCGAAGGCTGGCGCGAAGTCCTGCCGCAAGTGCGGAGCCTGAGTGTCACGGACTCCTTCTTCAGCCTGGGGGGCGACTCCATCCAGGCCATCCAGCTCGTGCTGGCGCTCCGCCGCCGCGGACTGGAGCTCAGCGCCGCGGAGCTGTTCCGCCACCCCACCATCGAGAGCTGCGGCGCCTACCTCGAGACCAGGCAAGGCCAGCCGGCGCGGGCGCTCGACCTGGCGGCGTCCGAGGTCGACGCGGTGGTGCGCCAGCGGCTGCTGCGCCCGGGAGACCAGGAACTCTACCCGGCCACGGCGGTGCAGGTCCTCATGCTCGAGGCCCATGCGCACCACCGCCCCGTGGACGCCGTCTACCTCGGTTACACCGTCTGGGAGTTCGAAGACGAACGGCTGGAGCTGGCCATCCTGCGCGAGGCCCTGCTGCGCCAGCTCTCGCGCCACGGCGCGCTCCGCACGACCTTCACGCGCGACACCGATGGCCGGTGGTACCAGCGGGTCCGGCCCGTAGCGGCGGTGGAGCTCGCGGAGCTCGACCTGTCGGACCGGCCTCGCTCCGCCCAGGACGCCGACCTCGACGAGCGCGCCCAGAGGGAGCTGGCGCGGGACATTCTCGCCGACGTCGATGCTCCCGCCTGCCGGATTCTCCTGGTGAGACGCGGACCAGGGGCTTGCGCGCTGCTCATGACGACGCACCACGCCGTGGATGACGGCTGGGGATTGACGGCCTTCGAGAATGCCCTGCTCCAGGACTACGCGGCGCTGCGCCGCGGCGTGGCGCTTCCCGTCCCGCCACCGCTTCCAACGGGACGCCAGCTCGTCGCGCTGGAGGCAGAGCGGCTGCGCGACGAGCGCGCACGCGCGTATTGGGCAGACATCCTCCAGCGGCTGCCACCTCCGCCCTACGCCACCCGCGCTCCCGTCCCTCCGTCCCGCTCCCGCTTCGAGGGCTTCTCGCTCACCGTCCCCCCAGCCACGCAAGCGCGGGCGGCGCAGAGGGCGCAAGACGCGGGAAGCTCCCTCAAGGCGCTCTACCTGTCCGCGCTGCTCCACGCACTCGCCGAGGAGGCGCGCACCGACACGTCGAGCGCCTGGGTGGTGATGAACGGACGCTCGGAACGCCTCGATGCCGCGTTGGACGCGGTAGGCCTCTTCTGGAGCCTCGTCCCCGTCATCGGAAGCAACGTGGGCACTCCGCGGACACGCCTCAAGGCGATGGATGAACAGCTCCGTCAAGCGGAGCTGCACGGCGCATGGTTCTTCCCGGACCTCTTTGGGGACTGCCTGGGCGCGGGCTTCCCCGTCTGCTTCAACTTCACGCACTTCTGGAACGAACAGCCCTCCCCTGAGGGGGTCCGCGTGGCCGCGCGGCACATGCACAACGTGTGGCACTTCCCTTTGACTGTCACGCTCTCGCTGAACTCCACATCCGGCACCGCGACGCTCCACGTCATGCATGACGCCACGTCGCTGTCCCGGCCCCATATCGACGCGCTCCTGGAGCGGGTGCTCCAGGCTCTCGCCGACCGGGAGTCCTCGCCATGA
- a CDS encoding phosphotransferase enzyme family protein: protein MKVIRALLSSDAVTAHIRQAYSLAEPIQAQLLATGDNDSYLIESAGWRGVCRVYSLRLQPGFSHDERRCELAWLLHLAERGVRVSTPVPRRDGALLGRLDAPEGMRDLALFTWAEGESAAFSNLEGMERFGQRLAELHLASMRFQTRLPRMAIDRKRLVDTPLERITGLLQELRLEPELARLQALAEPIRRRLDSFPSDEASHGFIHGDCNGENHHLTPDGQVVFFDMDLSGPGWFAYDPAVLLWTMRRAGVPAPDIVESGARCIAGYQRVRPLASWELEALDDLVLARHFWVMGEHIVDIPSLGALRVGPSYWRLAITRILEWQQTPLVPLIRERLSREGAP from the coding sequence ATGAAGGTGATACGCGCCCTCCTCTCCTCGGATGCCGTCACGGCCCACATCCGGCAGGCCTATTCCCTGGCGGAACCCATCCAGGCGCAGCTCCTGGCCACCGGGGACAATGACTCCTATTTGATTGAGTCTGCCGGCTGGCGCGGGGTGTGCCGTGTCTACTCACTCCGGCTCCAACCGGGCTTCAGCCACGATGAGCGCCGGTGCGAGCTGGCCTGGCTCCTCCACCTCGCCGAGCGAGGCGTCCGCGTGTCCACGCCCGTGCCACGGCGGGATGGCGCGCTGCTCGGCAGGCTCGACGCCCCGGAGGGAATGCGAGACCTCGCCCTGTTCACCTGGGCGGAGGGAGAAAGCGCCGCGTTCTCCAACCTGGAGGGGATGGAGCGCTTCGGACAGCGGCTCGCCGAGCTGCACCTGGCCTCGATGCGCTTTCAGACGCGCCTCCCCCGCATGGCCATTGACCGGAAGCGGCTGGTGGACACGCCCCTGGAGCGAATCACGGGCCTCCTCCAGGAGCTCCGGCTGGAACCGGAGCTGGCGCGGCTGCAGGCGCTCGCCGAGCCCATCCGGCGCCGGCTGGATTCCTTCCCATCCGATGAGGCGAGCCACGGCTTCATCCATGGAGACTGCAACGGTGAGAACCACCACCTCACCCCAGACGGGCAGGTGGTGTTCTTCGACATGGACCTGAGCGGCCCGGGTTGGTTTGCCTACGACCCGGCGGTGTTGCTGTGGACGATGCGCCGGGCCGGCGTCCCCGCGCCCGACATCGTGGAGAGTGGAGCCCGGTGTATCGCGGGCTACCAGCGGGTCCGCCCCCTTGCGTCCTGGGAGTTGGAGGCCCTGGATGACCTGGTGCTGGCGCGCCACTTCTGGGTCATGGGCGAGCACATCGTCGACATCCCCAGCCTGGGCGCTCTCAGGGTCGGCCCCAGCTACTGGCGGCTGGCCATCACCCGAATCCTCGAATGGCAACAAACGCCCCTCGTCCCCTTGATTCGCGAGCGGCTCTCGCGGGAAGGCGCTCCATGA
- a CDS encoding diiron oxygenase, whose amino-acid sequence MTQPLSGDSSAARRFLTRLGPHWARQAAVKNKEPSLTELLEPAKPDFAERLLPFRDHPTYQGLDEAMKRRVLSCGWLIYNERVVRVELDVVNPVCNDVLLSKLPGATSQAARESMAQALVDEAYHILLVVRACRLTREQRGLEDLRLPVVGVVRRMHARQASCAEAWQRDLVQLMTGVATEMCISRYLSLLSTASEIQAFNRVTTALHQQDEASHVDLFGTLARDVFNALEPVQQEFVREILPLPWLWFSEGEADVWRSVLLQLGIPRADVMMDDCIANKLLSANERAMTDAQKFSEALGIDNIHWDRAAALL is encoded by the coding sequence GTGACTCAACCCCTCTCAGGAGACAGCTCCGCCGCGAGGCGATTCCTTACCCGGCTGGGACCCCATTGGGCACGGCAGGCCGCGGTCAAGAACAAGGAGCCCAGCCTGACGGAGTTGCTGGAGCCCGCGAAGCCTGACTTCGCCGAGCGCCTTCTCCCCTTTCGGGACCACCCTACCTACCAGGGCCTCGACGAGGCGATGAAACGAAGGGTCCTGAGCTGCGGCTGGCTCATCTACAACGAGCGGGTTGTCAGGGTGGAGCTGGACGTCGTCAATCCGGTCTGCAACGACGTGCTCCTGAGCAAGCTGCCAGGAGCCACGAGCCAGGCGGCTCGGGAGTCCATGGCCCAGGCGCTGGTGGACGAGGCCTACCATATCCTCCTCGTCGTACGTGCCTGCCGGCTCACGCGCGAGCAGCGCGGACTCGAAGACCTGCGTCTTCCCGTGGTTGGCGTGGTGCGGCGGATGCATGCGAGACAGGCCTCCTGCGCGGAAGCATGGCAACGGGACCTGGTCCAGTTGATGACGGGCGTGGCCACGGAGATGTGCATCAGCCGCTATCTCTCGCTGCTGTCCACTGCCTCGGAAATCCAGGCATTCAACCGCGTCACCACGGCGCTCCACCAACAGGATGAAGCCTCACACGTCGACCTGTTCGGGACCCTGGCACGTGACGTGTTCAATGCCCTGGAGCCCGTGCAGCAAGAGTTCGTGCGTGAAATCCTTCCCTTGCCATGGCTCTGGTTCAGCGAAGGAGAAGCGGATGTCTGGCGTTCGGTGCTGCTGCAACTCGGCATCCCCCGCGCGGATGTGATGATGGACGACTGCATCGCCAACAAGCTCCTGAGCGCCAATGAACGGGCGATGACGGATGCCCAGAAGTTCTCGGAGGCGCTGGGCATCGACAACATCCATTGGGACCGCGCCGCCGCGTTGCTCTGA
- the pdxH gene encoding pyridoxamine 5'-phosphate oxidase: MRTLTCVPDESTAKVHTCRAPFMLHRVMIPPDPIQRFAELFERAKQAIAVDPNAMVVATVGDDGRPSARVVLLKDFDARGFVFYTNHESRKGREARAHPYAALCFYWQPLNEQVRVEGRVERVTDAEADAYFQSRARGSQVGAWASLQSQPLATREELEARVAEVEQKYAGQPVPRPPHWSGFRVVPDRIEFWHAQESRLHDRHVYLREDGGWRTQMLYP, encoded by the coding sequence TGACGTGTGTGCCGGATGAGTCAACCGCGAAGGTGCACACCTGCCGCGCCCCCTTTATGTTGCACCGCGTGATGATTCCTCCAGACCCCATCCAGCGCTTCGCGGAGCTCTTCGAGCGAGCGAAGCAGGCCATTGCGGTGGACCCCAACGCCATGGTGGTCGCCACCGTGGGGGATGACGGGCGCCCCAGCGCGCGCGTCGTCCTGCTCAAGGACTTCGATGCGCGCGGCTTCGTGTTCTACACGAACCACGAAAGCCGGAAGGGCCGCGAGGCCCGCGCGCATCCCTACGCGGCGCTCTGCTTCTACTGGCAGCCCTTGAATGAACAGGTGCGCGTGGAAGGCCGCGTGGAGCGCGTCACGGACGCGGAGGCGGACGCGTACTTCCAGAGCCGCGCCCGCGGCAGCCAGGTGGGCGCGTGGGCCAGCCTGCAGAGCCAGCCGCTGGCGACTCGCGAGGAGCTGGAGGCCCGCGTGGCGGAGGTGGAGCAGAAGTACGCCGGCCAGCCCGTGCCGCGCCCGCCGCACTGGTCCGGCTTCCGCGTGGTGCCGGACCGCATCGAGTTCTGGCACGCCCAGGAGAGCCGGCTCCACGACCGGCACGTCTACCTGCGCGAGGACGGCGGCTGGCGCACGCAGATGCTCTACCCATGA